Proteins from a single region of Vanessa tameamea isolate UH-Manoa-2023 chromosome 23, ilVanTame1 primary haplotype, whole genome shotgun sequence:
- the LOC113401904 gene encoding UDP-glucosyltransferase 2-like isoform X1 has product MSNVLTVLLVLLFAKCECAKILAVFPTPSISHQVVFRPLVHELARRGHDVTVITTDPAFPKGKSPQNLTEIDVHDVSYNMWTNFLKTDKGNGDNFYAQLRFIFELMAEVFEEQMKTADVQKLINDKKNKFDLLFIESCARPALGFTYLYKVPVIAISSLGAIYETFDESGAATNPLLYPIATRQRLNNLTLWEKIQELYTEFKGQYIYTDLISSEDKMLQKIFGSSIPSVTELRKNIQMLFLNVHPIWDFNRPVPPNVVYLGGLHQNPAKQLPQDLKSYLDSSKNGVIYMSFGTNVKPSLLPKEKMQIFTNVFSELPYDVLWKWDKDEIPGRSKNVRISKWFPQSDLLKHPKVKLFITQGGLQSTDEALTAGVPLIGVPMLGDQWFNVELYVKHNIGMKLDIETLTEEKLKEAIETIITNKSFRENVVKLRNTMRDQPLSPLERAVWWTEHVLRHKGATHLHSPAAHMHWTQYYAMDLVLFILGAFLILLLILTFIIRIVLSRLNNIRIKTKKN; this is encoded by the exons ATGTCAAACGTACTGACGGTGTTACTGGTGCTTTTATTTGCAAAATGCGAGTGCGCGAAAATATTGGCAGTTTTTCCAACTCCCTCTATCAGCCATCAAGTAGTGTTTCGTCCCCTAGTGCATGAATTAGCAAGACGTGGACACGATGTGACAGTGATAACAACAGATCCAGCTTTTCCAAAAGGAAAGAGTCCTCAAAACCTAACCGAAATAGATGTTCATGATGTATCTTATAACATGTGGACCAATTTCTTAAAGACGGATAAAGGAAACGGTGATAATTTTTACGCACAACtgagatttatttttgaattaatggCCGAAGTTTTCGAAGAGCAAATGAAAACAGCCGATGTCCAGAAACTTATTaatgataagaaaaataaatttgatttactgTTTATAGAATCATGTGCAAGACCAGCTCTaggttttacttatttatacaaaGTGCCAGTTATAGCAATAAGTTCGCTCGGTGCTATATACGAAACCTTCGATGAGTCAGGAGCTGCAACCAATCCTCTCTTATATCCTATAGCTACTCGCCAACGACTTAATAATTTAACGTTGTGGGAAAAAATTCAAGAATTATATACAGAATTTAAGGGACAATATATATACACTGATCTTATAAGTTCAGAAGACAAAATGTTACAGAAAATATTTGGTTCGAGCATTCCAAGTGTTACAGAATTAAGAAAGAATATACAAATGCTATTTTTAAACGTACATCCGATATGGGATTTCAATCGTCCTGTACCACCGAATGTAGTTTATTTAGGTGGATTACACCAAAATCCTGCTAAACAATTACCACAG gATCTCAAATCTTATCTTGACTCTTCCAAGAATGGTGTAATATACATGAGCTTTGGTACAAACGTCAAACCCTCATTATTACCGAAAGAGAAGatgcaaatatttacaaatgtattttccgAGCTGCCTTACGACGTTTTATGGAAATGGGATAAAGATGAAATTCCAGGACGTTCTAAGAACGTAAGAATCTCTAAATGGTTCCCGCAGTCCGATTTACTCA AACATCCTAAAGTTAAGCTTTTCATAACTCAAGGAGGTTTACAATCGACAGATGAAGCCCTAACAGCTGGAGTACCTCTAATCGGTGTACCAATGCTTGGAGACCAATGGTTCAATGTCGAACTTTATGTCAAACATAATATAGGCATGAAACTCGATATAGAAACACTCACTGAGGAAAAACTAAAGGAAGCCATAGaaacaattattacaaataaaag ttttcgtGAAAATGTTGTAAAACTAAGAAACACCATGCGAGATCAACCACTATCACCATTAGAACGCGCCGTGTGGTGGACGGAGCACGTCTTAAGACATAAGGGCGCCACACACCTACATTCACCAGCAGCTCACATGCATTGGACCCAATACTATGCTATGGATttagtactatttattttaggtgcttttttaattttattgttaatactgACGTTTATAATACGTATAGTTTTAtcaagattaaataatattcggattaaaacaaaaaaaaattaa